A region of Hoplias malabaricus isolate fHopMal1 chromosome 12, fHopMal1.hap1, whole genome shotgun sequence DNA encodes the following proteins:
- the cxcr4b gene encoding C-X-C chemokine receptor type 4b — protein MAFYDHVVFDDLNMTDGSGFDMPMDDYDELCDIAISQSFQRIFLPVVYSIIFLLGIVGNGLVVLVMGFQRRSRTMTDQYRLHLSVADLLFVLTLPFWAVDAATSWKFGGFLCVAVNMIYTVNLYSSVLILAFISLDRYLAVVRATNSTQTRKLLAERVIYVGVWLPATLLTVPDLVFAKVQSTGVRDICERIYPQESNLIWKVVFRFQHIIVGFVLPGLVILICYCIIISRLSKGAKAQNLKRKALNTTIILILCFFVCWLPYCAGILVDALAMLNVIPHSCYLEQILEKWVFVTEPLAYFHCCLNPILYAFLGVKFSKTARSTLTGSTRSSQKILTKKRGVISSVSTESESSSVLSS, from the exons ATGGCCTTCTACGAT CACGTGGTGTTTGACGACCTGAACATGACGGACGGCTCTGGGTTCGACATGCCGATGGATGATTACGATGAGCTGTGCGACATCGCCATCAGCCAGAGCTTCCAGCGGATTTTCCTGCCGGTGGTGTACAGCATCATCTTCTTGCTGGGGATCGTGGGAAACGGGCTGGTGGTGTTGGTCATGGGCTTCCAGAGGAGGTCCCGGACCATGACGGACCAGTACCGGCTCCACCTCTCCGTGGCGGACCTGCTGTTCGTGCTGACGCTGCCCTTCTGGGCCGTGGACGCCGCCACCTCCTGGAAGTTCGGGGGGTTTCTGTGCGTGGCGGTGAACATGATCTACACCGTGAACCTGTACAGCAGCGTCCTGATCCTGGCCTTTATCAGTCTGGACCGGTACCTGGCCGTGGTCCGAGCCACCAACAGCACGCAGACCAGGAAGCTCCTGGCCGAGAGGGTGATCTACGTGGGCGTGTGGCTCCCCGCGACCCTGCTGACCGTCCCGGATCTGGTCTTCGCCAAGGTCCAGAGCACGGGGGTGAGGGACATCTGCGAGAGGATCTACCCTCAGGAGAGTAACCTGATCTGGAAGGTGGTTTTCCGCTTCCAGCACATCATAGTAGGCTTCGTCCTGCCCGGGCTGGTGATCCTCATCTGCTACTGCATCATCATCTCCAGGCTCTCCAAAGGCGCCAAAGCCCAGAACCTGAAAAGGAAAGCCCtaaacaccaccatcatcctcatcctctGCTTCTTCGTGTGCTGGCTGCCCTACTGCGCCGGGATCCTGGTGGACGCTCTGGCCATGCTGAACGTCATCCCGCACAGCTGTTACTTGGAGCAGATCCTGGAGAAGTGGGTTTTCGTCACGGAGCCTCTGGCCTACTTCCACTGCTGCCTCAACCCCATCCTCTACGCCTTCCTCGGGGTCAAGTTCAGCAAAACGGCTCGCAGCACCCTGACGGGCAGCACCCGGTCCAGCCAGAAGATCCTCACCAAGAAACGGGGCGTCATCTCCTCCGTCTCCACCGAGTCCGAGTCCTCCAGCGTCCTCTCCAGCTAA